One part of the Bacillus sp. FJAT-27916 genome encodes these proteins:
- a CDS encoding NAD-dependent epimerase/dehydratase family protein: MRIFMIGGTGLIGSEGARALIEHGHEVSTLSLPPVPAGSMLPDEMKIDFGNYMEMTDKEIKEKMSGCEAFVFAAGVDERIEANSPVYDFFKKHNIDPLYRFLTIAKECGVKHVVVLGSYFSWAHRTMPELDLYKHHPYIRSRVDQAEMALTFADESMSVAILEIPYVFGSQEGRKPVWVFLVEQIKNMKGATMYPEGGTTMVTIRQAGQAIAGAVKNGLNGQYPVGYYNMEWSEMLSIMHKYMGCENKEIIVIPKDSYIKAMEAKGEDERIKGIESGLDTAEFAKVFTRKLFMDQDVVSPLGMEPDDIEKAIGDSVRLSIEILEGKADVIDMTV; encoded by the coding sequence ATGAGGATATTCATGATTGGCGGAACAGGCTTAATAGGATCAGAGGGAGCGAGAGCATTGATAGAGCATGGACATGAGGTTTCAACCTTGTCCCTGCCGCCCGTGCCGGCAGGAAGTATGCTGCCGGACGAAATGAAGATTGACTTCGGAAATTATATGGAGATGACAGATAAGGAAATCAAGGAAAAAATGTCGGGCTGTGAGGCATTTGTGTTTGCGGCAGGTGTTGATGAGCGCATCGAGGCAAACTCTCCTGTTTATGATTTTTTCAAAAAGCATAATATCGATCCACTCTATCGTTTTCTAACGATTGCTAAGGAGTGCGGCGTCAAGCATGTCGTTGTTCTTGGTTCCTATTTCAGCTGGGCTCACCGCACGATGCCTGAATTGGATTTATATAAGCATCATCCGTACATACGGAGCCGTGTTGACCAAGCGGAGATGGCGCTAACATTCGCTGATGAATCTATGAGTGTGGCTATTCTTGAAATACCGTATGTGTTTGGCAGCCAAGAAGGAAGAAAGCCAGTTTGGGTGTTCCTTGTTGAACAGATCAAAAATATGAAGGGGGCAACGATGTACCCTGAGGGCGGTACAACAATGGTGACGATACGGCAGGCCGGGCAGGCAATCGCCGGTGCAGTTAAAAATGGCTTAAATGGTCAGTATCCGGTTGGCTATTATAATATGGAATGGTCAGAAATGCTTAGCATCATGCATAAATATATGGGCTGTGAGAATAAAGAGATTATCGTGATTCCGAAAGATTCCTATATAAAAGCAATGGAAGCAAAGGGAGAAGATGAGCGAATAAAGGGAATAGAAAGCGGCTTGGACACAGCAGAATTTGCGAAGGTATTTACAAGAAAGTTGTTCATGGACCAAGACGTCGTGAGCCCATTGGGAATGGAGCCTGATGATATCGAGAAAGCCATCGGAGATTCTGTCCGTCTCTCCATAGAAATCTTGGAAGGAAAAGCTGACGTAATTGATATGACAGTATAA